GTCAACTGGTTAAAAGGGAATATATTTCTTCTATGGACGTTGTCCCTTCCAAAAGCATGGCAAGGGCATTTTCCCGTAAGGTAGTAATGCTATGGTCCTTTATGTAGGAATCGATTTCCAGGACATTGTTTTTAATGTGTCCACTTAATTCCTGGGTGATGGGAATCACTTCATACAGGGCCTTCCTACCGGAATATCCGGTGTGGAAACATTCATGGCACCCAACGGCCTCATAATGGTGGGATAGATTTTTTGGGATTTGAAATCCTTCAGGAAACAGTTCCTGGGATACCGGTTTTTGTTCTTTACATAAAGGACAGAGTTTACGTACCAACCGCTGTGCAACGCTCAGGTTTAAGGTGCTCGCTATCAAAAAGGGTGGAATACCCATATCGATCAATCGGGATACGGTCGCCCACGCAGAGTTGGTGTGTATGGTGGACAGGACCAAATGTCCGGTAAGTGCGGCGCGTATGGCCATATTGGCCGTTTTTACATCCCGAATCTCCCCAACCATGATAATATCCGGGTCCTGCCTTAAAAAAGTGCGCAGTGCACTGGCAAAATCCAACCCGATGTTTTCCTTTAACTGCACCTGGTTGATGCCTTCCAAGGTATATTCAATAGGGTCTTCAATGGTCAGGATATTGGTTTCAGTATTGTTCAACAGTTTTAGGGTGGCGTACAGTGTGGTGGTTTTTCCGGAACCCGTGGGACCAGAAATCAGGACAATACCATTGGGCTTTTTAGTCCCCTCACTATAACGTCGCAATTGCAGATCATTGAGCCCCAAATCCTGTAGGCTCAACTGTTCAGTGTCCCTGTTCAAAATCCGGAGAACGATTTTTTCCCCAAACAGGGTAGGTAGGGAGGAAACCCGAATATCAAATTCGGCCCCCGTGGATTTTACCGTAATTCGTCCATCTTGGGGCAACCGTTTTTCCGCAATGTCCAGACCGGCCCTTATTTTTATCTTGTTCACTATGGTGGGATATTCCTCCAGGGCCACATGGAACTGTTCCACCAGTTTCCCGTCCAATCGAAAACGGACCCTACAATGGTTTTCATAGGGTTCAAAATGAATATCACTACTGCCAAGCTC
The sequence above is a segment of the Muricauda sp. SCSIO 64092 genome. Coding sequences within it:
- a CDS encoding GspE/PulE family protein; the encoded protein is MIVDYTITLDLAQHISAEQAFHYRIVPKIRNNGTLVLMTDAERLEELQSELQIVLDIPLELEQIDSDTLQHLLTANYRKSRKSASDELRFTTDFLENLLVTAKELGSSDIHFEPYENHCRVRFRLDGKLVEQFHVALEEYPTIVNKIKIRAGLDIAEKRLPQDGRITVKSTGAEFDIRVSSLPTLFGEKIVLRILNRDTEQLSLQDLGLNDLQLRRYSEGTKKPNGIVLISGPTGSGKTTTLYATLKLLNNTETNILTIEDPIEYTLEGINQVQLKENIGLDFASALRTFLRQDPDIIMVGEIRDVKTANMAIRAALTGHLVLSTIHTNSAWATVSRLIDMGIPPFLIASTLNLSVAQRLVRKLCPLCKEQKPVSQELFPEGFQIPKNLSHHYEAVGCHECFHTGYSGRKALYEVIPITQELSGHIKNNVLEIDSYIKDHSITTLRENALAMLLEGTTSIEEIYSLLTS